CACGTCCTGGGCGTTCCGGCGGTCGAAGATTTCGATGTCGAACTCGGTGACGAGCATCGGGAGCCCGAACTCGGCGAACTGGTCGTACCCTGCGATCATGTCCTCGATGTCCAGTAGCTGGTTCCACTGCTGCTGGTGGTGGCCCATGAACCCGATCGCGTCGATGGAGTAGTCGTTATCGACGAGGTGCTGGATGTACTCGTAGTAGGCCTGGCGCTGCCACTGGCCGCCGATGGCACCCATCTCGTTCGTGTGCAGTTCGGCGTCCGTGGTGTCGTCGGCAGTCGTCCACCACTCGTCGACAGCGTCCCAGCCGAGGTTCTCGTCGTCGCGGTAGTTTGACTGCCAGATCGGGTGGTTGTGCATGTCCCACTCGGTGACGTCGCCATCGAACTCCGCGGCGTGGTCCGCGATCTTCTCGGCGACGACCTGGCGCTTCTCGTCGGCCGAGAGCTCGGGATCGACGTTCATCCCGCCGCCGCCGTCGGTCTGGTTCTCCTCTCACAGGAGGTAGTGGCCGCGGGTGGGGACGTCGTGGTCGGCGAGCCAGTCGAGCGTGGCTCGCGTGTCCTCGTTGCTGATGTCCCACTCGCCCTCCCAGGCGGGGTGCTTCAGGGCGTTCTCGACGACGGCCTTGTTGAAGTTCTCGAAGAACGTCTCGCGGTAGATCCGGTCGTCCTCGCTGTCGCCCATAACGTGCTCGACCGAGACGGCGCTGCCGAAGTCGAACTCGTGTTCGACCATCTCGACGTCGACCGAGGCTCCCTGCATGGGCTGACCACCGGGATTGACCACCTCGACCTCGACGTCCGTCTTCCGGACCTCCTCGATGCGCTCCTGGGCCGCCTCGCGCCACTCGGCGTCCTCGTCACGGCCCGCGTAGTCGTACGGCGGCAGGGTCCCGAGTCCGACGTCGGCGTCGCTGTAGTCGATCAGGGCGACGCCACCGATCTCGAGGGTCTGGTCAGCGTAGCCGGTCCAGAACTCCAGCGCCGGGGCCGCGTCGCCGTCCGGAACGGAGCCGATCTCGATCGGGAAGAACCAGCGCAGCCACTCCCCCGTCGGGTCGACGTCGGCGCCGCGCTGCACAAAGTTCTCGCCGTCGCCGTAGCGGAACGCCGCCCGCGCCTCGGCGTCGGCGTCGTCGCTGCGGACCCACGCGACCCCGAGCAGGCGGTCGCCGGACGCGAAGTCGGCGTCCTCGATCGGCCCGCGATAGGCGGTCGCCGCGGGGTCGCCGGCCGACACCGCCAGCCGTTCGGCCCGCGCGAAGGGGACGGCGTCCGAGTCGACGCTGAACTCGGTCGCCGAACCGTCGCCCTGCAGCGAGAACGCCTCGACGGCGTCGGCCTCCGTCTCGCCGTAGACGTAGCTTCCCTCGGGGAGCTGTCTGGCCTGGCGGTCCGACGCGGTGAGCTCGGCACGGAGCGCCTCGCGATAGCCGTCCTCCGACTGGGCGCTGACCGAGCCGGTCGCAGACGATCCGATGGCCGCTGCGGCGCCGAACGCGCCGATGGTCTTGAAGAACGTACGCCGTCTGGTCCGAACGTGCGAAGAGTCGTCTAACATGACGTCGTCTCGCTCCGTCGTTACGTTCCCAATGGTGCGATATAATAATGGTGGCTGGATCACGAATTATAATGCGGCTATCGTTGATACTAACAGCGTTAGCTCGGATTGAACCGGGATTCCGCCGCGATGGACAGACGTGTCGCGCAACCTCTAAGGCGAGGCTTTCCGATTACGGGGTATGGACACCGCGCTCATGCTCCCGCCGCACCCCGATAAACGGTGGACGATGGCCAGACAGCTGGGTCTCTCGACGGGCGTGGTCCGCTTCTGGGGCGAGGAGGAGTGGTGGACGTACGACTCGCTACTGCAGGCGCGCAACCGCTTCGCCGACCACGGCCTGTCGCTGGAGGTGGTCGAGGACCGGCCGCCGATGACGGACACCGTCCTGGGCAGGGAGGGGCGCGACGAGGAGATCGAGACGGTCAAGCAACTGCTGCGGAACATGGGGACAGTCGGCATCGACACCTACAGCTGGGTGTGGACGGAGAACCCCGTCGGGGTGGTCCGGACCTCGGACGAGGTCCCCCTGCGGGGGGACACCCGGACCACCGCGTACGACCACGAACAGTCGGAGCGGGGGCCGGAGTACCCCGTCGACGTGACGGAGGCGGAGCTGTGGGACAACCTCGAATACTTCCTCGACGAGGTCGTGCCCGTCGCGGAGGAGGCGGGCGTGAACCTCGCGCTGCACCCGGACGACCCGCCGGTCGATTCGGTCAGGGGCGTCCCGCGACTGGTCAACTCCGTCGAGAACGTCCAGCGGATCCTCGACCTGTACGACAGTCCGAACCACGGCCTCACCTTCTGTCAGGGCAACTTCTCGGCGATGGGCGCCGACGTGCCCGCGGCGATCCGGCAGTTCGGCGACCGCATCCACTTCGTCCACTTCCGCGACGTCGAGGGGTCGTCTGAGGAGTTCGTCGAGACGTGGCACGACGAGGGGCAGACGGACATGCTGGCCGCGATGGACGTCTACCGCGAGGTCGGCTTCGACGGACCGATCCGGCCCGACCACGTGCCGCGGATGCTGGACGAGGGCCACCGCGACGACGCGCAGGCCGGCTACACCGACATGGGGCGACTGTTCGCCGTCGGATACATGCGCGGGCTCATGGAGCAGGTCGGGCCGGAGTAGTCGAACCCGGCTCAGTGGCTGAACTCGCCAGTAATTTTATTGTGAACACCGGGCGGTGATGTGCATGGTCGAGAAGGACCAGACGTCACGCGGACTCGTCGACAGGCGATCGCCGGAGCGTCGGGCGTCGCGGGGCTCGCCGGCTGTAGCGGGGACGGGTCGTCGGACGCGACGGCCACCGACACGGCGACGCCCACCGACACGCCGACGCCGACTGACATGCCGACCGAGACGCCGACCGAAACCGAGGTCGACGTCGACACCGCGACGCCGGTCGAACGGGGCGACGGGCCACTCGCCCGGCCGCCGGAGCTGACCGGCGAGGACGTGTCCCGGCCGACCGGCGAGCCCGGGAACCTCAGAGTGCTCGACTGGGCCGGCTTCGAGAGCGCCGTCACCTACTCGTTCGACGACAGCCAGCCCTCGCACCTCAGCCACTACGACGCCCTGGAGTCGACCGGCGTCAACACGACGTTCTACCTCTCGAAGAACGTCACCGCGGGGAGCACCACGGGACAGTGGACCGACGTGGCCGCGGACGGACACGAGATCGGGAACCACACGGTGAGCCACCCGCACAACGACCTCACCGGGAGCAGCTTCGGGGACCCGCTCGACAGCATGGACGCCGAGATCAGCCAGTGCTCGGAGTACATCACCGGCGAACTCGGTCAGGAGGGCGTCTGGACGATGGCGTCGCCGTTCGGCGAGAGCGGCTGGACCCAGGCCGCCAGGTCCAATGGACTGTTCCTGAACCGCGGAGTCGGCGGCGGAGCCGTCGCGCCGGGCCCCGGCGCAGACCCCTACAACCTGCCCTGCTACATGGCCGAGGAGGGCGACACGGCCGACACGTTCAACGGGCTCGTCGACGAGGCGCGCTCGAACGGGGAGTGGCTCGTCTTCCTGTTCCACTCGATCACCCCCACCGATCAGGAGTGGTTCGCGCCGGTCGGCGTCGACGAGATCATCGGCAGCGTCGAGCACGCGAAGTCCTACGACGACGTGTGGATCGACACGGTCGCCAACGTCGGCGCGTACTGGCGGGGCCAGCAGCTGTTCGAGTCGGTGACGCCCAACGAGTCCGGCGACAGGACGGTCTGGGAGTGGGAGCTACCGGACGCGTTCCCCGAAGGCCAGCACCTGCGGGACCGTGGACGGCGGCGTCCTCGAACAGGGCGGCGAGACGCTGGACTGGCACACGAAGGGGTACTACGAGGTGTCCCTCGACGAGGGGTCGCTGACGCTGCACCACTAGGAGTCGAGCGCCCCCGTCGACGCCGCCCCGGCAGCCTGAACGACCCGATTGCCTCGCGGTCTTCACCTGCCGGCTGGCGATATTGTTAAGTGCCGAGCAGCGCCAGGTAGTGCCATGCGCTATTACAGAGTGGCTACGGACGGGAACGCCCATCTCGTCGCCGAGGACGACGCCGGAGCGTTCGACCTGACCGCGGCCAACGAGCGGATCGACTCGTTCACGACGCTGGCCCGCTGTGCCGACGTGGCGGGGACGTCCATCGACGACCTCGCGCGCCGACATCGCGAGGACGCCCCGTCGGTCGACCTGACGGCGGCGGACGTCCGCGCCCCCGCGCGCCCACCCGAGGTGTGGGCCGCCGGCGTCACCTACGAGATCAGCGAGGAGGCCCGCGAGGAGGAGAGCAACACGCCGGACCTCTACATGGAGGTCTACCGCAGCGAGCGCCCCGAACTGTTCCTCAAGTCGACGCCCTCCCGGACGGTCGGCCCGGGCGAGGCGGTCGGCGTCCGCGGCGATTCCGACTGGGACGTCCCCGAACCCGAACTGGGCGTGGTCGTCTACGACGGCGACGTCGTCGGCTACACCATCGGCAACGACGTCAGCAGCCGCGAGATCGAAGGCGACAACCCGCTGTACCTCCCGCAGGCGAAAATCTACGACCGCAGTTGCTCGATCGGCCCCTGCATCGCCTCGACCGAGTCCATCGACGACCCCCACGACCTCACCATGACCATGACCATCGAACGCGACGGCGAGGTCGTCTACGAGCAAAGCGCCGACACCGGCGACATGGTCCACAGCTGCGAGGAACTGGTCTCCTACCTCGAGCGCCACAACGAACTGCCCGAACTGACCGTCCTGCTGACCGGCACCGCGCTCGTCCCCGAGGACTACACCATGCACCCCGGCGACGAGGTCCTCATCGAAATCGAAGACGTCGGCACCCTCACCAACGGCGTCGTCGACGTCTGAACGGAACCGGGAGACGCAGCGGTGCCGGCCGGTCGCGCGCGAGCGGCGTTCTCGACGTCTCGCAACTGGTATTTCCCGACCGCGCTGACGCCACAGGACCGGGGTTTCGAGACCGTTCTGATCGCCTCAGACGCCACTTCACGGGCGGTCTGGCACCGAGCGGCGGTGCGAGCGAGAAGCGGTCGTGACTGAAACGACCCGTTCATCTATCCCGAATACTTATTTGCCGGTGTGTCATTAGGGCTCCCATGGGAACCACGGCGAGAAATCCGGTGAAATCCGTCGAAACGACGTTCACCATTGTACAGGCGCTGAAGGAACTCGACGGGGCCGGGGTGACAGAGCTGGCGGACTACCTCGACCTGCCGAAGAGTTCCGTCCACAACTACCTGAGCACGCTAGAACAGGAGGAGTACGTGTTCAAGGACGGGACCGAGTACCACGTCGGGATCCGGTTTCTGGACTACGGGGCCTACGCCCGCAATCAGATGGACATCTTCGAGGTGGCCAAGCCCGAACTGGAGCGGTTGGCCTCTGAGACCGGCGAACTCGCTAACCTGCTGGTCGAGCAACACGGGATCGGCTCGTACCTCTACCGGACGCGTGGCGAGATGGCCGTCCAGGTGGAGGGCCACGTCGGCACCCGCGCGCCGCTGCACGCCACCGGCCTCGGCAAGGCCATCCTCGCGCACCTCAACGAGGAACGCGTCCACGAGATCCTCGACGAGCACGGCATGCCGCCCTCGACGCCGAACACGATCACCGACCGCGACGAACTGTTCGCGGAGTTCGAGCAGATCAGGGAGGAGGGCGTCGCGTTCGACGACGAGGAGCGCCTGAGCGGGCTCCGCTGCGTCGCCGCGCCAGTCCACCACGAGGGGGAAATCCACGGCGCCATCAGCGTCTCCGGCCCCACCAACCGCCTCCGCGGCGAGCGCTTCCGGGAGGAACTTCCTAACAAGGTGCTGGAGGTCCAGAACGTCATCGAACTCAACATCACCTACTCGTAGGCCCCTCGGCACGGCGGACGAACTGCGATTCGGTTCCCGACGAGCTGTTCTACAATCACGAACAGATACGCGCGACCAACGCCGCCGGTGACTCCCGTCGATCGGGTTCCGACGGGGGGACCGAGTTACGTATAGTGACGGAGGTAACGGTAGTACTCTCGTTACTTTTCGGGAGCTGCGGGATGGTCATTCCGTTCCACGATGGAGAACCATTTACCGACAGTTCCCGGAGTCGGCCCGGACAGTTGCTCAGAGCGTACTAGGACCGATACGTGAGCGACCGTCGTCCGCGTCGGACCCGCCGAAGTCGTGGCTGTTCGCGACGGCGCCGTGCGACACCAGCCTGATCGGCAGACATATAACCGACACGTTCGATCGGATCGTATCCCAGATGACCGCAGAGACGCAGTCGTCCGTCACACTGCACAACGTGGCGGAAACGGAGCCCGCCGACTGGACCACCGACGGTGATCGACTGTGTCGCGTTCCCGCCTCGGTCCGGGCCGACCTGAACGGCGAAGCGCGCGAACCGGTACGCCACCCGACCCATAGCGAAATCCGGTTCGTCCCGGAGAGCGAGAGCGACGAGATCGAGGTCACGCTGTCCGCGGCCGACCGAACGCGGGCCCGGATCTTCTGGGGCTCGTTCCGGCCCTGGCAGGCCATCGAGATCGATTCGACGCCCGAGACGCTCTCCCTCAGCGTTCCGGACCGACTGCGGAGCCTCGACGGGAGCGTCGACGGGGGCGCTTCGATCGGCGCATCTGCCGGATCGCGTTCGAGCGGTTCACGCCGGTCGCGCTACACGACGTCGCCGGCGACTGCCGACCGCCCGAACCCGCCGAACTCCCCGACCGGCGCTACCTCGCCTACGGCACCTCCATCACCGAGGGGGCGAAGGCCTCGGCGGCGCACCTGAGTTACGTGTCGCGCGTCGCCCGCGACTGCGGCCTCGACGCGCTGAACCTCGCCTGTTCCGGGTCGGCGTACTGCGAGCCCGCGATGGCGGACTACGTCGCGGACCGCGAGGACTGGGACGTCGCGACGTTCGCCCTCTCGGTCAACATGGCGAACGCGGGGTTCCCGCCGGCGGAGTTCCGCGAGCGCGCCGACTACTTCGTCGACACCGTCGCCCGGGCGCACCCGGAGAAGCCGATCGTCTGCGTCACGCTGTTCCCGTACTACGCGGACGTGACGGACGAGGGCGACGCCGACGTCGCGGCGGCCTACCGGGACGCCCTGCGCTCCGTCGTCGACGACTCGCCGCACGACAACCTCTCCCTCGTCGCCGGGACGGACCTGCTGTCGGCCTCGGACTTGACCTGGGACGTCCTCCACCCCAGCGACGGCGGCATGGAGTCTATCGGGGACGGACTGGCCCGGCACCTGGAGACGCGACTCGACTGAAATCGTCGGGCAGTCCGCGACGGGCCGAGTCAGTCGAACCGCGGCCAGATTCGAGACGGCCTGAACCGCGCGTCAGTCTTCGAGTGCGCCTTTCACCCCGTCGTAGGCCGGCTTCTCGTCGTACCGGTCGTCGAACAGCAGCGGGTCGCCGGTGAACCGCTCGCCGAAGTCCCTGAAGCTCCGCAGCCAGGTGCTGGCGTCGTGGACGCCCCACGTGACGACTGTGTCACAGCCCGCGTCGCGACAGGCCGCGACGACGTCGCCGTAGAACTCCGCCTGGTCCTCGTCGGGGTTCTCGGACACGTCGTCGACGTGGAACGCGACGTCCATCTCGGTGATCTGGACGTCCAGCCCGAGGTCCCGGAACCGCCGGACGTTCTCCGCGACGGAGCCCGGATCGGGGTGGTCGCCGAGCGCGTGCATCTGGAGGCCGACCCCGTCGATCGGCACCCCGTCGTCGAGCAGCCCCTCGACCATGTCGTAGACGGCGTCGGACTTCTCGTTGATCCCGTCCGCGCCGTAGTCGTTGTAGTAGAGGTCCGCGTCGGTGACCTCGTTCGCCCAGCGGAACGCGTCGGCGAGGTACTCCTCGCCCAGCGCGTCGTACCACACGGTGTCGCGCATCGACCCGTCGTCCGCGACGGCCTCGTTGACCACGTCCCAGGCGTCAATCTTCGACCGGTAGCGACCGGCGACCGTGTGGACGTGGTCGCGCAGGAACGTCCGGAGCTGATCGCCGGTGTAGTCCCACGCCTGGAACCAGTCGGGCTTCTGGTTGTGCCACACGAGCGTGTGCCCGCGGACGTACATGTCGTGCTCGACGCCGAAGTCGACGACGGCGTCGGCGTCGCCGAAGTCGTAGGTGTCCCGCGACGGTCGGAGCGGCCCCATCTTCAGGGCGTTCTCCGGAGTGATCGCGTTGAACTCGCTCTTGGCGGTCCGCAGGTAACTCGGGTCGCTGCGGAGCGCGTCGGGATCGATCGCGGCACCGATTCGGAAGTCGCTGGCGTCGGCCGCCGTGCGAAGCGTCGCCTCGTCTGACATCGTCTCGGAGGGCGTGAACAGTAACTATAAAACATGTGGCTCCGGTGGCGAGTGCCGGCGCGTCGCACCCGTAGTTTTATAGTCGATTCGGCGGGAACGTGAGCGTATGCCCTTCCTCGACGAGGATTACCTGCTCGAGACGGACGCCGCGCGAGAACTGTACGACGCGATCGCCGACCGCCCGATCGTCGATCCCCACACGCACGCGGACGTCGCCGAGATCGTCGAGAACGACGGCTGGAACGACGTCTGGGAGGTCGAGGCCGCCACGGACCACTACGTCTGGGCGCTGATGCGCAACTGCGGCGTCGACGAGGAACTGATCACCGGCGACGCCGACAACCGGGAGAAGTGGACGACGCTCGCGGAGGCCTTCCCGCAGTTCGCCGGCAACCCCACCTACGAGTGGGTCCACCTCGATCTCAGGCGACGGTTCGGAATCGAGAAGACGATCTCCGCCGAAACGGCCGACGAGATCTGGGAGGAGACGAAGGCCCAGCTCGCCGGGGACGACATGCGACCCCAGGAGCTGCTCGCCGAGATGAACGTCGAGGTCGTCGGTAGCACCGACGATCCGACGGACGACCTCTCGTACCACGAGCGCGCCGCCGACGAGGTCGATGGGGTCGAGCTCGTGCCTACCTGGCGCGCGGACCGGGCGGTCAAGGTCGACCGGCCCGAGTGGACCGACTTCGTCGCCGAACTCGCCGAGGCGATCGAGGTCGACACGGGCGACTTCGACGGGTTCCTCGCCGCGCTGGAGGCCTCCCACGACTACTTCGACGAGCGCGGCTGCCGCGCCTGCGACCTCGGGATCGAACAGCCCGTCACCCGGCCAGTCAGTGACGAGCGCGCCCGCGACGTCTTCGAGCGGGCGCTGGCCGGGGCCTCACTCTCCGAACGCGAGGCCGGGGACTTCCAGGCCTACCTCACCGAGTACATCGGCGAACTGAACGCCGAGAAGGGGTGGGTCACGCAGTTGCACGTCGGCCCCGTCCGCAACTACCGCGACTCGCTGTTCGAGCGGCTCGGTCCGGCCGCCGGCGGGGACGTCTCGACGGGGGACGTGGACCTCGTGAAGCCGCTGGAGCACTTCTGCAACCGGTTCGACGACGAGATGGACGTCGTCCTCTACGTGATCGATCCGACCCACTACCCGTCGGTCGCGACGATGGCGCGGGTGTTCCCGAACGTGACGGTCGGCCCGGCCTGGTGGTTCAACGACAGCCCGTTCGGGATGGAGCAGCAACTTGAGTACGTCGGCACCGTCGAGCTGCTCTCCCAGCACGCCGGGATGGTCAGCGACTCGCGGAAGCTCCTCTCCTACGGCTCGCGCTTCGAGATGTTCCGCCGCTCGCTGGCCAACGTCGTCGGGACGCAGGTCGAGCGCGGCCAGGTGCCGATGGACGTGGCGCGAGACCTCGTCGAGGGCCTCGCGTACGACCGGCCAAAAGAGCTGTACGGGTTCTGAGCCTGCCGGCACTGGGACCGGCAACGGAGCCGAGCTGACTTCAGTCCGCGGAGTAGGCGTCCGCTTCCGCGAGGACGGTCGACTCCGCGAGGTCCCACTCGTCCAGATAGTCCTCCTGTGCGGCGACCAGTTCCGCGAACAGCTCACGGGCCTCCTCGGTCTGGAGGGTCCGCACCTGCTGGTCGATGAGGAAGCCCTGGAACGCGGCGTCGACGTCGCCGTCGCGGGACGCCTCGATGACGGTCTCGATGGTGTCGACGTGACCGCTGATGAGGGCGCGAACCGGCCGCGGGAAGCCGCCCGCCGCCATCGGCTTGACCTCGTTGGCGCGGACCACGGCGTTCGTCTCGACGACGGCCTCGCTCTGGAGGTCCGACACCTGGCCGACGTTCGGGAGGTTGACGTTCGTGACGTACTCGTCCTCCCCGACCAGCCCCCGGAGGATGTCGACAAACACCTCGTCGGACTCGGTCAGCTCGAACTCCTTCTCGCCGTCCAGCCAGGCCTCGACGTCGGTCGTCTGTTCGGACTCCGCCGGCGTCCAGTGCTTCGCCCGGTAGTCGCTGCCGGTGCGCTTGACGCCCCAGCGGTTGAGCCCCTCCTGGCCGCCCTGGATGAACCAGGTCGCGTACTCGACGAGGTGGCGGTCGCCCGCCGCGGGCAGGACGCCGAACCGCCGGAACAGCTCCCAGGTCACCTGCCAGTTGTCGACGAACACGCTCTCGTCCGCGAGGTCGTCCCAGGAGAACTCCCGGTGGGCCCGCTCGCTGTCGACCAGGTCCTCCAGGAGGGGCCAGAGGTCGACCCCCTTGCAGCGGGCCTCGTCGACCCACGTGAAGTGGTTGATCCCCTTGACGTTGACCGAGACGTCCGAGCGCTCGGCGTCCACGTCGAGCTTCTCGCTCGCGATGTCGGCGAGGTGGCTCCGGGTGCCCAGCACCTCGTGACAGAGGCCGAGCGCGTTGACGTCGGGGTACTCGTCGTACAGCGCCCGCGTCACGAAGTGGACGGGGTTCGTGTAGTTGAACACCCACGCGCCGGGGCAGTGCTCGCGGATCGCGGCCGCGAACTCCCGGTAGAGAGGGACCGTCCGCATCGCGCGGAAGATGCCGCCCGGACCGATCGTGGCCGAGACGGCGCCGTAGATGCCGTACTCCTTCGGGATGTCGAGGTCGTGGACGAACGTCTCCGCGGGGTCGTACTGCGTCGAGAGGACGACGACGTCGGCACCGGACAGCGCCGTCTCGAGGGAGTCGGTCGCCTCGTAGGACCACTCCGTCGAGGGCTCGACGTCGGCCTCGCCGTGGACCCAGTTGCCGAACTCCGCGTTCCGCTCGGCGCTCTCGACGTACTCGTCGTAGAGTCGGACCTCGCCGTGCAGGTCGGACTGGGCGAGGTCCCGGATGAGGTTCGGCGCCCACTGGCGACTGCCGCCGCCGACGTAGGCTATCGTGACGTCGTCGGCGTCGATTGCACTGTCCGATCGCACTGCTGCTGGCGCTTGCTGCGACATGGTCCCTAGGGTGTCATCCACTGGCATAAAGGTCGTGGTGGAAGCAACCTATCGCACGTGATGCGGTCGCTGACAGCGGGAACGTGGCCCGCGACCGACCGGTGGAGCGACGCGGGCCCCGAAGCGCGGCCGCGCCGGGTCACGTCCTCACTGCGCGCTGTCGTCGTAGCCGCCGTCGACCCTGACGATCTCGCCGGTCGTGAACGAGGCGGCGTCGCCGGCCAGGTACACCGCGGCGCCCGTGATTTCGTCGGGCGTCGCGACGCGGTCCATCGGCGTCCGGCCGTCGACCTGCTCGCGGAACGCGGAGCCGTCCTCCATCTTCGGCCCGGCCAGCTCGGTCTTGACGAAGCCCGGCGCGATGGCGTTGACGCGGACCTCCGGGGCGAGGTCGGCCGCCGCCGCGCGCGTCAGGCCGTTCAGGCCGCTCTTGGCGGCGCAGTATCCCGGCCGCTCCTCGCGGGCCTGGTCGGCCGACATCGACGAGATGTTGACGATGCTCCCCTCGTCCATGCCGCGCCCGAACACCTGACACGCGCGGAAGACGCCGGTGAGACAGACGTCGACGTCGCGCTCGAAGTCCTCCTCCGGCATCTCAGTGACCGACGCCTGCGCGACACTCCCGGCGGAGTTGACGAGGACGTCGACGTCGCCCATCGCCTCGACCGCCGCGTCGTAGAGGTCCTCGACGGACCCGTAGTCGCGGACGTCGCAGGTGACCTCCGTCGTCTCCGCGCCGCGCTCCCGCAGTTCCGCGGCCGTCTCGGCTACCTTGTCCTCGCTCCGGCTCGACGCGACGACGTCCGCGCCCTCGTCGGCGAACGCGAGGGCGATGGCCCGTCCGATCCCGCTCGTCCCGCCGATGACCACCGCGGATTTGTCCGCGACGGTGACGGCGTCGCCTGAGGTTTCGCTCATGTACGAGCGATGGCTCTCTCGGGACGCACGTCAGGTTTACGCTTGGGGTAGCGGTCGGTCGGAGTGGCGCTCACAGTGGTCCTCCGGACCGGGAACGAAAGGTTTCCACGGATAGTGGATTTTATCCGGATCGGCGCGGAAGGAGCCAGCATGAAACCCGACGCGTCGGACGACGGTGGCAAGCGGGTCGGCGCCGTTCAGCGCTCGTTCGCCATTCTGGACGTCCTCCGGCGGTCCGGAACACTCCGCATCAACGATGTTGCAGACGAACTGGACATCCCCACGAGCACGGCGCACGTCCACCTGAAGACGCTCGAGTCGGTCGGCTACGTGGTGAAGACCGACGACGGGTACAGGCGGGGGCTCCGGTTCCTGCGCGACGGCGTCGCAGTCCGCGACCGGTACGACGTCCACGGGATGGCCAGACCCGAACTGGACGAGATCGCGGCCGAGACGGGCGAGGTGGCCAACCTTGGCGCCGAGGAGGACGGGCGGCGCGTGATCCTGTACCAGGCCGAGGGGAGCGACGCCGTCTACGACGACGCGCCGATCGGCGAGTTCACGAGGATGCACTGGACGGCACTGGGGAAGGCCATCCTCGCGGAACGCTCCGGGGAGTACGTCGACGAGTACCTCGACGCGTACGGACTCCCGGCGGCGACTGAGAACACGATCACGGACGCCGAAGCGTTCCGAGAGGAACTCGCGACCGTCCACGACAGGGGGTACGCGGTCGAAGACGAAGAGCGCCGCGAGGGGATCCGGTCCGTCGCCGTTCCAATAATCGTGGACGGGTCCGTCGTCGGGGCCATCTCGCTCTCGGGACCCCGCGAGCGGTTCGACGACGATCGAATCCGGGACGCGCTGGTACCGACGCTACGCGACACGTCGAACGTCGTCGAGGTCAGGTGCACCTACGAGTGACCGCGGATATCGGC
This genomic interval from Halomicrobium urmianum contains the following:
- a CDS encoding endo-1,4-beta-xylanase produces the protein MNVDPELSADEKRQVVAEKIADHAAEFDGDVTEWDMHNHPIWQSNYRDDENLGWDAVDEWWTTADDTTDAELHTNEMGAIGGQWQRQAYYEYIQHLVDNDYSIDAIGFMGHHQQQWNQLLDIEDMIAGYDQFAEFGLPMLVTEFDIEIFDRRNAQDVAVQRDYLHDFLTVAFSKELVKGVVSWGFWADDHWRPTGAYYDSDWTLREHGETFLELVYDEWWTEESGETDDAGVYATRGFKGTYEISVEKGGLSAETTVTVDDDADTVTVELTPPGRDRHQCKPGNGNGNGKGNGNRKGNSSDNGDE
- a CDS encoding endo-1,4-beta-xylanase encodes the protein MSDEATLRTAADASDFRIGAAIDPDALRSDPSYLRTAKSEFNAITPENALKMGPLRPSRDTYDFGDADAVVDFGVEHDMYVRGHTLVWHNQKPDWFQAWDYTGDQLRTFLRDHVHTVAGRYRSKIDAWDVVNEAVADDGSMRDTVWYDALGEEYLADAFRWANEVTDADLYYNDYGADGINEKSDAVYDMVEGLLDDGVPIDGVGLQMHALGDHPDPGSVAENVRRFRDLGLDVQITEMDVAFHVDDVSENPDEDQAEFYGDVVAACRDAGCDTVVTWGVHDASTWLRSFRDFGERFTGDPLLFDDRYDEKPAYDGVKGALED
- a CDS encoding IclR family transcriptional regulator; protein product: MGTTARNPVKSVETTFTIVQALKELDGAGVTELADYLDLPKSSVHNYLSTLEQEEYVFKDGTEYHVGIRFLDYGAYARNQMDIFEVAKPELERLASETGELANLLVEQHGIGSYLYRTRGEMAVQVEGHVGTRAPLHATGLGKAILAHLNEERVHEILDEHGMPPSTPNTITDRDELFAEFEQIREEGVAFDDEERLSGLRCVAAPVHHEGEIHGAISVSGPTNRLRGERFREELPNKVLEVQNVIELNITYS
- a CDS encoding GDSL-type esterase/lipase family protein, which codes for MSRVARDCGLDALNLACSGSAYCEPAMADYVADREDWDVATFALSVNMANAGFPPAEFRERADYFVDTVARAHPEKPIVCVTLFPYYADVTDEGDADVAAAYRDALRSVVDDSPHDNLSLVAGTDLLSASDLTWDVLHPSDGGMESIGDGLARHLETRLD
- a CDS encoding mannonate dehydratase → MDTALMLPPHPDKRWTMARQLGLSTGVVRFWGEEEWWTYDSLLQARNRFADHGLSLEVVEDRPPMTDTVLGREGRDEEIETVKQLLRNMGTVGIDTYSWVWTENPVGVVRTSDEVPLRGDTRTTAYDHEQSERGPEYPVDVTEAELWDNLEYFLDEVVPVAEEAGVNLALHPDDPPVDSVRGVPRLVNSVENVQRILDLYDSPNHGLTFCQGNFSAMGADVPAAIRQFGDRIHFVHFRDVEGSSEEFVETWHDEGQTDMLAAMDVYREVGFDGPIRPDHVPRMLDEGHRDDAQAGYTDMGRLFAVGYMRGLMEQVGPE
- a CDS encoding polysaccharide deacetylase family protein encodes the protein MHGREGPDVTRTRRQAIAGASGVAGLAGCSGDGSSDATATDTATPTDTPTPTDMPTETPTETEVDVDTATPVERGDGPLARPPELTGEDVSRPTGEPGNLRVLDWAGFESAVTYSFDDSQPSHLSHYDALESTGVNTTFYLSKNVTAGSTTGQWTDVAADGHEIGNHTVSHPHNDLTGSSFGDPLDSMDAEISQCSEYITGELGQEGVWTMASPFGESGWTQAARSNGLFLNRGVGGGAVAPGPGADPYNLPCYMAEEGDTADTFNGLVDEARSNGEWLVFLFHSITPTDQEWFAPVGVDEIIGSVEHAKSYDDVWIDTVANVGAYWRGQQLFESVTPNESGDRTVWEWELPDAFPEGQHLRDRGRRRPRTGRRDAGLAHEGVLRGVPRRGVADAAPLGVERPRRRRPGSLNDPIASRSSPAGWRYC
- a CDS encoding fumarylacetoacetate hydrolase family protein — its product is MRYYRVATDGNAHLVAEDDAGAFDLTAANERIDSFTTLARCADVAGTSIDDLARRHREDAPSVDLTAADVRAPARPPEVWAAGVTYEISEEAREEESNTPDLYMEVYRSERPELFLKSTPSRTVGPGEAVGVRGDSDWDVPEPELGVVVYDGDVVGYTIGNDVSSREIEGDNPLYLPQAKIYDRSCSIGPCIASTESIDDPHDLTMTMTIERDGEVVYEQSADTGDMVHSCEELVSYLERHNELPELTVLLTGTALVPEDYTMHPGDEVLIEIEDVGTLTNGVVDV